Proteins found in one Nostoc sp. NIES-3756 genomic segment:
- a CDS encoding DUF3011 domain-containing protein, which translates to MVAHLAKIVTSLAIASISISSILGIAPPASAQQIITCESQNNRRTNCAIPPTGRVRLIRQLSDASCRGNWGYTRNRIYVRNGCRAQFALGNSRFNRDSRYNRDTRYERNRRYNRY; encoded by the coding sequence ATGGTTGCTCATCTTGCAAAAATAGTTACTAGTTTAGCGATCGCTAGCATTAGCATCAGTAGCATTTTAGGTATTGCTCCCCCAGCTTCAGCTCAACAAATAATAACTTGTGAAAGCCAGAATAATCGTAGAACCAATTGTGCCATACCCCCAACAGGCAGAGTGAGATTGATCAGACAACTATCTGATGCTAGTTGTAGAGGAAATTGGGGCTATACCCGAAATCGTATTTATGTGAGGAATGGTTGTCGCGCTCAATTTGCGCTCGGCAATTCTCGATTTAATCGAGATAGCAGATATAACAGAGATACGAGATACGAAAGAAATCGTAGGTATAACAGATATTAG
- a CDS encoding DEAD/DEAH box helicase, whose protein sequence is MTNAFNRLAPFIQEYIYHHQWTELRPVQTAACEVVFDTDAHLLIAAATAAGKTEAAFLPVLTVLHNKPATSIGALYIGPIKALINDQFERLNDLLKSANIPVYHWHGDVAQSRKNKVLQNPQGILQITPESLESLLVNKHKEILRLFGDLRFVVIDEIHAFMGTERGCQILCQLERLAHLTKTQPRRIGLSATLGDYSMAEDWLCAGTDKRVITPKVEAGKRQIKLALEHFYIKQDVDESEATPYEQYIFNLSESRKCLIFANNRTQTESIIASLRRIANQKAQPDIYHVHHGSISASLRQAAENAMREPNNPAVTAATLTLELGIDIGHLERVIQLESPLSVASFLQRLGRAGRRGEAADMRFVCAENEVAAEAPLPEQIPWQLLQCMAIIQLYLEERWIEPIQPIKYPLSLLYHQTMSILIAVGAISPAALAKKVLSLSPFAAISQEDFKLLLRYLIDIGHIQHTEENQLILGLAGERIVGKFQFYAVFTESKEYTVKQGTKEIGSVVTPPVIGSQFALAGMTWEVVEVDFKKRVILVKQVEGKATSYWRGGGGTIHSKVLQRMRRILLEDTEYSYLQNNALQRLRKVRELVKEVGLDKQQIVQLEKNKCCIFPWMGTVAYRTLERLLNTFCRESLEISSIGGVNPYYLMVKLGKGKGQYLQQEIVSLCEQRIISEALVSSAEAPEMQKYDEFIPHPLLRKAFIYDHLDMDELREYWRS, encoded by the coding sequence ATGACTAACGCCTTCAACCGACTTGCACCTTTTATTCAAGAATATATTTATCATCATCAGTGGACTGAATTAAGACCAGTTCAAACGGCAGCTTGTGAAGTGGTGTTTGATACGGATGCTCATTTATTAATTGCCGCCGCCACGGCTGCGGGAAAAACAGAAGCTGCTTTTTTACCTGTTTTAACTGTGTTACATAACAAGCCGGCAACTAGTATAGGTGCATTATATATAGGGCCTATCAAAGCTTTAATTAATGACCAATTTGAACGGCTCAATGATTTATTAAAATCAGCTAACATTCCTGTCTACCATTGGCACGGTGATGTGGCGCAAAGTCGCAAAAATAAAGTTCTACAAAATCCCCAAGGGATTCTGCAAATTACACCAGAATCTTTGGAAAGTTTGTTAGTTAATAAGCATAAAGAAATATTACGGTTATTTGGTGATTTAAGGTTTGTAGTTATTGATGAAATTCACGCCTTCATGGGTACTGAACGCGGTTGTCAAATTCTTTGTCAATTGGAGCGTTTGGCACATTTGACAAAAACTCAACCTCGTCGCATTGGTTTATCCGCAACTTTAGGTGATTATTCAATGGCGGAAGATTGGCTGTGCGCTGGAACTGATAAACGAGTAATTACCCCAAAGGTTGAGGCAGGAAAACGCCAAATCAAATTAGCTTTGGAACACTTTTATATTAAGCAAGATGTAGATGAATCAGAAGCTACACCCTACGAGCAATATATTTTTAATCTGAGTGAATCACGCAAATGTTTAATCTTCGCAAACAATCGTACACAAACTGAATCAATCATTGCAAGTTTACGACGAATTGCTAACCAAAAAGCACAGCCTGATATATATCATGTGCATCATGGGAGTATATCTGCTAGCTTACGACAAGCGGCAGAAAATGCCATGCGTGAACCTAATAATCCGGCGGTAACTGCGGCTACTCTAACTTTAGAATTAGGTATAGATATTGGTCATTTAGAACGAGTGATTCAATTGGAATCACCCTTATCTGTAGCGAGTTTTTTACAACGCTTGGGGCGTGCAGGCAGAAGGGGTGAGGCTGCTGATATGCGTTTCGTTTGTGCGGAGAATGAAGTTGCAGCAGAAGCACCTTTACCTGAGCAAATTCCTTGGCAACTTTTGCAGTGTATGGCAATTATTCAACTATATTTAGAGGAACGATGGATTGAACCAATTCAGCCAATTAAATACCCTTTGAGTTTGTTATATCATCAGACGATGAGTATTTTAATAGCGGTGGGAGCAATTTCCCCGGCTGCTTTAGCTAAAAAAGTTTTAAGTTTATCTCCCTTTGCTGCTATTTCTCAGGAGGATTTTAAATTATTGCTGCGCTATTTAATTGATATTGGACATATTCAACATACTGAAGAAAATCAATTAATTTTAGGTTTAGCTGGGGAAAGAATAGTAGGTAAATTTCAGTTTTATGCTGTCTTTACAGAGAGTAAAGAATATACGGTTAAGCAAGGTACAAAAGAAATTGGTAGCGTTGTCACACCGCCTGTTATTGGCAGTCAATTTGCCTTAGCAGGGATGACATGGGAAGTTGTAGAAGTTGACTTTAAAAAAAGAGTTATTTTAGTTAAGCAAGTGGAAGGTAAAGCTACAAGTTATTGGCGCGGTGGAGGTGGGACAATTCACTCTAAGGTTTTGCAAAGAATGCGCCGGATTTTATTGGAGGATACAGAATATAGTTATTTACAAAATAATGCTCTGCAACGTTTACGAAAAGTGCGTGAATTAGTAAAAGAAGTAGGGTTGGATAAACAGCAGATTGTGCAGTTGGAAAAAAATAAATGTTGTATCTTCCCTTGGATGGGTACTGTGGCTTACCGCACTTTGGAAAGATTACTTAATACTTTTTGTCGGGAATCTTTGGAAATTAGTAGTATTGGCGGTGTTAACCCTTATTATTTGATGGTTAAGTTAGGTAAGGGTAAGGGTCAATATTTGCAGCAAGAGATTGTCTCTTTGTGTGAGCAGAGAATTATTAGTGAAGCCTTGGTAAGTTCTGCGGAAGCGCCAGAAATGCAAAAGTATGATGAGTTTATTCCGCATCCGCTTTTACGCAAGGCTTTTATTTATGATCATCTGGATATGGATGAACTTAGAGAATATTGGAGAAGTTAA
- a CDS encoding type IV pilus twitching motility protein PilT, giving the protein MTETDSSSISNAVTARNVLPVPPPPPPPPSLITQRQHTQTLDMSSVNRSATPPLPPDAHRPGTPPPISIAEDDSPLTLARIIREAFDNGYSDIHLGIGEIPRFRNRGEISPTDYPETNKEIFMRWLREIMSESEIQRFEEYLEFDGATQYEFARVRINVFDSLKGYAMVLRLIPLKILSIDQLRLPPVFRDICHYHKGLILVTGPTGSGKSTTMAAMIDYINREMPKHIITIEDPIEFVHQSHKSLVKQREVGMHTRKFDNALKAALREDPDLILVGEMRDKETVNTALKAAQTGHLVMGTLHTNSAVKTIERILNLYSGEEQDAMRVALAESLVAVIAQGLCRTTDGKRAAFHDILINTEAVKEWVKDGKYDEITELMKQASFDGMITMNQSLYNLYQEGRITEETALEMSPTPNEMAQFLRGRV; this is encoded by the coding sequence ATGACAGAAACCGATTCCTCATCCATTTCTAATGCTGTGACTGCACGTAATGTATTGCCAGTACCACCGCCACCACCACCACCACCATCATTAATCACCCAACGTCAACATACACAAACGTTGGATATGTCATCGGTTAACAGAAGCGCTACACCACCTTTGCCTCCTGATGCACATCGTCCTGGGACACCGCCACCAATCTCCATCGCAGAGGACGATTCACCATTAACTTTGGCACGGATTATTAGAGAAGCTTTTGATAATGGCTATTCTGATATTCACTTGGGAATTGGTGAAATACCCCGATTCCGTAACCGAGGTGAAATCAGCCCAACTGACTACCCGGAAACTAACAAAGAGATTTTCATGCGTTGGTTACGGGAAATCATGAGTGAGTCAGAAATTCAACGCTTTGAAGAATATTTAGAATTTGATGGTGCAACTCAGTACGAATTTGCGCGTGTACGGATTAACGTCTTTGATTCCCTCAAAGGCTATGCAATGGTACTGCGGTTGATTCCACTCAAAATCTTATCTATTGACCAGTTGAGATTACCACCAGTATTTCGGGATATCTGCCATTATCACAAAGGCTTAATTTTAGTGACAGGGCCTACTGGTTCTGGTAAGTCAACCACAATGGCGGCGATGATTGATTATATCAATCGTGAAATGCCCAAGCATATCATTACAATTGAAGACCCCATAGAATTTGTTCACCAAAGTCACAAGTCGTTGGTCAAGCAACGGGAAGTAGGAATGCACACCCGTAAGTTTGATAATGCTTTAAAAGCAGCTTTGCGGGAAGACCCAGATTTGATTCTGGTGGGGGAAATGCGGGATAAGGAAACGGTGAACACTGCATTAAAAGCGGCGCAAACTGGTCACTTGGTAATGGGTACTCTGCACACTAATAGTGCGGTAAAAACGATTGAACGTATTCTCAATTTGTATTCTGGTGAAGAACAGGATGCGATGCGAGTGGCGCTAGCCGAGTCTTTGGTAGCGGTTATTGCTCAAGGTTTGTGTCGTACAACCGATGGTAAGCGGGCTGCCTTCCACGATATCCTGATCAATACGGAAGCGGTTAAGGAATGGGTTAAAGACGGGAAATATGACGAAATTACTGAATTGATGAAGCAAGCCAGCTTTGATGGCATGATTACGATGAATCAGTCGTTGTACAATCTCTATCAAGAAGGTCGCATCACTGAAGAAACGGCTTTGGAAATGTCACCAACTCCTAACGAAATGGCTCAGTTCCTCCGAGGTCGGGTTTAA
- a CDS encoding circadian clock KaiB family protein — MTKSTLENLSIPQLYKGIALFTPGGDLIYCIDPHKQGRWHSHLCAALQEILDLPEPPHFLAPCYTATVDHWLDHKTQQVKIFAEASPAVLKHQAVLNAIFNTGDLVWQPAPWQEGLCDRLVLSTYRSSFPQLWEDHDLIVNLDLSQQAPKYHPPAMTVQKMQMKTYVLRLFVAGHSANTERILQNLHELLERSLGYPYTMKVIDVLTNPEQAEIDQVSATPTLVKVWPLPIRRMVGDLDNASKILQMLGAIDQE; from the coding sequence GTGACTAAATCGACTCTAGAAAATTTATCTATACCTCAGTTATATAAAGGTATTGCCCTGTTTACGCCTGGAGGCGATTTAATTTACTGTATCGATCCTCATAAACAAGGTCGATGGCATTCTCATTTGTGTGCAGCTTTACAAGAAATTTTAGACTTACCAGAACCACCTCATTTTTTAGCACCTTGTTACACGGCAACAGTTGACCATTGGTTAGATCATAAAACTCAACAGGTAAAAATTTTTGCAGAAGCTTCTCCAGCAGTACTGAAACATCAAGCTGTTTTGAATGCTATTTTTAATACAGGTGATTTGGTTTGGCAACCTGCTCCTTGGCAAGAGGGTTTGTGCGATCGCCTGGTATTATCAACTTATCGCTCCTCGTTTCCTCAACTCTGGGAAGACCATGATTTAATTGTTAACTTAGACCTTTCCCAACAGGCTCCCAAATATCATCCACCAGCTATGACAGTACAAAAAATGCAGATGAAAACCTACGTTCTGCGTTTGTTTGTCGCTGGACATAGCGCTAACACAGAACGTATATTACAAAATCTGCATGAGCTTTTGGAGCGATCGCTAGGCTATCCTTACACCATGAAGGTGATTGATGTCTTAACTAATCCCGAACAAGCAGAAATTGACCAAGTTTCCGCAACCCCCACCTTGGTGAAAGTTTGGCCTCTCCCTATTCGGCGGATGGTTGGTGATTTAGACAACGCTAGCAAAATCTTACAAATGTTAGGGGCGATTGATCAAGAATAA
- a CDS encoding PadR family transcriptional regulator: MSLAYVILGFLQKQDMTGYDLKTSCFDQSIAHLWPADQAQIYKTLDKLFEQGWINCHVEIQCDRPNRKVYTLTELGKTELGRWLQSPQPLPTVRDTLLVQLFFASELPNVAIASLLKQQLAAHYKKINDYEAIKLPSVDNESTTREQLIHQLLWELIMRREQVYIDWLKCAIATFTENTDN, translated from the coding sequence ATGTCCCTTGCATATGTAATTCTCGGTTTCCTCCAAAAGCAAGATATGACAGGTTACGATCTCAAGACTAGTTGTTTTGATCAATCTATCGCGCACCTATGGCCAGCAGATCAAGCACAGATTTATAAAACCCTCGATAAGCTATTTGAGCAGGGTTGGATTAATTGTCATGTGGAGATTCAGTGCGATCGCCCTAACCGTAAAGTCTATACTCTCACGGAATTGGGCAAAACAGAGCTTGGGCGCTGGTTGCAATCTCCCCAGCCCCTACCCACGGTTAGAGATACTTTACTTGTGCAATTATTCTTTGCATCTGAGTTGCCTAATGTAGCGATCGCTAGTTTACTCAAACAACAACTAGCTGCTCACTATAAAAAAATTAACGATTATGAAGCAATTAAGTTACCATCTGTTGACAATGAATCTACCACTCGTGAGCAATTAATACATCAGCTACTATGGGAATTAATCATGCGTCGTGAGCAAGTTTATATTGACTGGCTCAAGTGTGCCATTGCTACGTTTACCGAAAATACCGATAATTGA
- a CDS encoding NUDIX hydrolase: MNRQGEIRVIVLGLIQNGDRIFVSEGYDPAKHSVFYRALGGGVDFGETSLAALKREFYEEIQAELTNIRYLSCIENLFTFNGRKGHEIIQLYQCDFVDPKFYQLQSLVFHESENHKHRAMWIDVARFKSGELKLVPEAFFNYL, encoded by the coding sequence ATGAATAGACAAGGCGAAATTCGGGTAATAGTCTTGGGGCTGATTCAAAATGGCGATCGCATTTTTGTTTCTGAAGGATACGACCCCGCAAAGCATTCTGTATTTTATCGTGCTTTAGGTGGTGGTGTAGATTTTGGCGAAACCAGTTTAGCAGCCTTAAAAAGAGAATTTTACGAAGAAATTCAGGCAGAATTAACGAATATTCGCTATCTAAGTTGTATAGAAAACCTGTTTACATTTAACGGGAGAAAGGGACATGAAATTATTCAACTTTATCAATGTGATTTTGTTGATCCCAAATTTTATCAATTGCAGAGTTTAGTATTTCATGAATCGGAAAACCACAAACATAGAGCAATGTGGATAGATGTTGCCCGGTTTAAATCCGGTGAACTCAAATTAGTACCAGAAGCATTTTTTAATTATTTATAA
- a CDS encoding DUF3531 family protein, whose product MHIQFREFDQFSVWMWLKFSTVPSQREKQYIEEVFNSWFYLGKLGAFNAENLQVQETGVDLSYMTYDSQGYDRSLLALMHNMGEFEYEGQWARCWFDLGTSDAIAIDILINALTQLSQEYVTIEQFYIGGENEDWPVEDSDSSSYSIYDN is encoded by the coding sequence ATGCACATTCAGTTTCGTGAATTTGATCAATTTAGTGTGTGGATGTGGCTAAAATTTAGCACTGTCCCTTCTCAACGGGAAAAGCAGTATATAGAGGAGGTGTTTAATTCTTGGTTTTATCTGGGGAAATTGGGCGCATTTAATGCGGAAAATCTTCAGGTACAGGAAACTGGGGTTGATTTAAGTTATATGACTTATGACTCCCAAGGTTATGACAGAAGCTTACTGGCGCTGATGCACAACATGGGTGAGTTTGAGTATGAAGGACAATGGGCGCGGTGTTGGTTTGATTTGGGAACTAGTGATGCGATCGCTATAGATATTTTAATCAACGCTCTCACTCAGCTTAGTCAAGAATACGTCACTATTGAACAATTCTACATTGGCGGCGAAAATGAAGATTGGCCTGTCGAAGATAGTGACAGTAGCTCTTACTCTATTTACGATAATTAA
- a CDS encoding Sll0314/Alr1548 family TPR repeat-containing protein, producing the protein MTRNFSSPYPIILSRLTRLTQASFGVAIAFTLAINPSWAGDPFRSQNEARNIDDKTEAAFKAVFQQGDYPTAERYLSQAISSSSDEPLAYAMKASLAYINGDLAGLDKYGRRTLEAGQKLVKTDQLRGNIYTGVGHFLEGAAIITREGTLRGAPQALSRLRLVYDYLDRAEAISPRDPELNLLRGYMDLMLSVSLPFANPDEAINRLQTNAAPEYLTNRGIAVAYRDLKQYSQALDYANRAIKAAADNPELYYLKAQILKEQGRQEKSQQLLRDAIANFDKALTKRSQLPKQLVQQIENERNGAVNSLNGAAQ; encoded by the coding sequence ATGACAAGAAATTTTTCCTCCCCTTATCCAATCATATTATCTCGATTAACTAGGTTGACTCAGGCAAGTTTTGGTGTGGCGATCGCCTTCACTTTGGCAATCAATCCTTCATGGGCTGGCGATCCCTTCCGCAGTCAAAACGAAGCGCGTAACATTGACGACAAGACAGAAGCAGCTTTTAAAGCAGTTTTCCAACAAGGTGATTATCCCACCGCAGAACGATACCTCAGCCAAGCAATATCTAGCTCATCAGATGAACCTCTAGCTTATGCGATGAAAGCATCTTTAGCCTACATTAATGGAGATTTGGCAGGGCTGGATAAGTATGGTAGGAGAACTTTAGAAGCTGGGCAGAAGTTAGTCAAAACTGATCAATTACGGGGCAATATATACACTGGTGTAGGGCATTTTTTAGAAGGAGCAGCAATTATTACCCGTGAAGGAACTCTTAGAGGCGCACCCCAAGCTTTGAGTCGGCTCAGGCTAGTGTATGACTATTTGGATAGAGCAGAAGCCATTTCTCCCAGAGATCCTGAACTGAATTTACTTAGGGGTTATATGGACTTGATGCTATCTGTTAGTTTACCCTTCGCTAACCCAGATGAGGCAATTAATCGCCTCCAAACAAATGCTGCACCTGAGTATTTAACCAATCGAGGGATTGCTGTTGCCTACCGTGATTTAAAACAGTATTCCCAAGCTTTAGATTATGCTAATCGAGCCATCAAGGCGGCGGCTGACAACCCAGAATTATATTATCTTAAAGCCCAAATCCTCAAGGAGCAGGGTAGACAAGAAAAAAGCCAGCAACTACTTCGAGATGCGATCGCTAATTTTGATAAAGCCTTAACCAAAAGGTCACAGCTACCCAAACAATTAGTACAACAAATCGAAAACGAACGCAATGGTGCTGTCAATAGCCTCAATGGTGCAGCCCAATAA
- a CDS encoding ABC transporter ATP-binding protein, with translation MLYLRNLVYHPTACPTAILKSINLELPPQKLGLIIGPSGSGKSTLLEILSGLAEPTSGAVFWREQELIAEQLQQLAGIVFQFPERHFCGGSILEELRLGHPELGTERVRQALSEVGLDHLSLSAAPYALSGGQQRRLALAVQLIRQPNLLLLDEPTAGLDWSMRRQLVNLLAKLKQDWTLLVVTHDAGDLLAIADYCWTLNHGELQSVDPAILEAKAKEPQPAV, from the coding sequence ATGCTCTATCTCCGAAATCTGGTTTACCATCCCACAGCTTGTCCAACAGCGATTCTCAAATCCATCAACTTAGAACTACCTCCCCAAAAACTGGGTTTGATTATCGGCCCGAGTGGTTCTGGTAAAAGTACCTTACTAGAAATTTTATCTGGATTAGCTGAACCAACATCTGGTGCAGTCTTTTGGCGAGAACAAGAACTCATAGCCGAACAGCTTCAACAATTAGCGGGAATAGTATTTCAGTTTCCTGAGCGACACTTTTGCGGTGGTTCAATTTTAGAAGAATTACGTCTAGGACATCCTGAACTGGGTACAGAGCGAGTTAGGCAAGCATTAAGCGAGGTAGGATTAGATCATTTATCTCTGTCTGCTGCACCTTACGCTTTAAGCGGTGGTCAACAACGGCGACTAGCCTTAGCAGTACAATTAATTCGCCAACCCAATTTATTATTACTAGATGAACCAACAGCAGGATTAGACTGGTCAATGCGTCGGCAATTAGTAAATTTACTTGCCAAACTCAAACAAGACTGGACATTACTAGTAGTAACACATGATGCCGGTGATTTGCTGGCGATCGCAGATTATTGTTGGACACTCAACCACGGCGAACTACAATCAGTAGACCCCGCAATACTAGAGGCTAAGGCGAAGGAACCACAGCCTGCGGTATAG
- the rsmG gene encoding 16S rRNA (guanine(527)-N(7))-methyltransferase RsmG → MTNSLPEMAEIWQQTLNWQPTDLQQAQFQQLYELILEGNSQLNLTRITEPQEFWEKHLWDSLRGIAPQQQFISSLQTGASVVDIGTGAGFPGVPVAIVAPNSTITLVDSTRKKINFIDKILSELTLTNGQTIVARAEEIGQQPQHRQKYDIALIRAVGTASACAEYTLPLLKQGGLAVIYRGTWTEEETTTLDNAVKQLGGKVELIENFTTPLSNSVRHCLYLRKVGTTPANFPRAVGVPTQKPL, encoded by the coding sequence ATGACTAACTCATTGCCAGAAATGGCGGAAATTTGGCAGCAAACTCTTAATTGGCAACCGACTGACTTACAGCAGGCGCAATTTCAGCAACTTTATGAGTTAATTCTGGAAGGGAATAGCCAGTTAAATTTAACTCGCATTACTGAACCTCAAGAGTTTTGGGAAAAACATCTGTGGGATTCGCTGCGAGGAATAGCACCACAGCAACAATTTATCTCGTCTCTCCAAACTGGTGCATCTGTCGTTGATATTGGTACAGGTGCGGGTTTTCCTGGCGTTCCTGTGGCGATTGTTGCACCTAACTCTACAATTACCCTGGTAGACTCAACGCGCAAAAAGATTAATTTTATCGATAAAATCTTGAGTGAACTGACTCTGACTAATGGTCAAACTATTGTTGCAAGAGCAGAAGAAATTGGTCAACAACCACAGCATCGGCAAAAATATGATATCGCATTAATTCGTGCCGTTGGTACTGCCTCGGCTTGTGCAGAATACACTTTACCTTTATTAAAGCAAGGTGGTTTGGCTGTCATTTATCGGGGTACTTGGACGGAAGAAGAAACGACAACTTTGGACAATGCAGTGAAGCAGTTAGGTGGAAAAGTTGAATTAATCGAAAACTTCACAACTCCTTTAAGTAACAGCGTCCGTCACTGTTTGTATTTACGTAAAGTAGGAACCACACCAGCTAATTTCCCTCGTGCTGTTGGTGTACCTACTCAAAAACCATTGTGA
- a CDS encoding HNH endonuclease, producing MTYVSAQLRKLVIERANQRCEYCLFPQSAALFSFEMEHIIAEKHRGTTEPENLALACPYCNRAKGTDLGSIDPETGKLTPFFNPRTQKWSEHFHLNGAEIIPLTAEGRVTVAILQFNQSERLEERDRLISAGQYF from the coding sequence ATGACTTATGTATCAGCCCAATTACGGAAACTCGTAATTGAACGAGCCAACCAAAGGTGTGAGTATTGCTTATTTCCTCAGAGTGCTGCGCTCTTTAGTTTTGAGATGGAACATATTATTGCCGAAAAACATCGTGGCACTACTGAACCAGAGAATTTGGCTCTCGCTTGCCCATACTGTAATCGTGCAAAGGGTACTGATTTAGGGTCAATCGATCCTGAAACGGGGAAACTGACACCCTTTTTTAATCCCAGGACACAAAAATGGAGTGAACACTTTCATCTGAATGGAGCAGAGATTATACCATTGACAGCAGAAGGGCGAGTAACTGTTGCAATTCTCCAATTTAATCAATCAGAGAGATTAGAAGAACGGGACAGGTTAATTTCAGCAGGTCAGTATTTTTAG
- a CDS encoding CU044_2847 family protein: MARITPIKLDDDTIIYMEVNEEVDVDLVTTEILEDEEEEEALVHKGMSPMEMRQKMIQNFQIIQSTIHAYTVCSLKAFKQIPIPNVNKVTLEFGIELGGEAGIPYVTKGTAKSNMKITVECSFPEKKVEIS; the protein is encoded by the coding sequence ATGGCTAGAATTACACCTATTAAGTTAGATGACGACACGATCATCTATATGGAAGTTAACGAAGAAGTGGATGTTGATTTAGTCACAACAGAAATACTAGAAGACGAAGAAGAGGAAGAGGCATTAGTCCACAAAGGAATGAGTCCTATGGAAATGCGTCAAAAAATGATCCAAAATTTTCAAATTATTCAATCCACAATTCACGCTTATACTGTTTGCTCTTTAAAAGCATTTAAACAAATTCCTATTCCTAATGTGAATAAAGTTACTTTGGAGTTTGGCATTGAATTAGGTGGAGAAGCAGGTATTCCTTATGTAACAAAAGGTACTGCAAAAAGTAATATGAAGATTACTGTGGAATGTTCTTTCCCAGAAAAGAAAGTTGAAATTTCGTAA